Genomic segment of Tamandua tetradactyla isolate mTamTet1 chromosome 1, mTamTet1.pri, whole genome shotgun sequence:
CAGCCTTCAGCGAAGGGAAGGGGCCACCGGCCCCACAGCTCTGGGGGCTCCCTGAGTGGGGAGAGGAGGCCAGCTCAGTCTGAGCAGGGGGTGGGCCCTGGGGCTGTGTGATGGTCCAGAGGAAGGAGCTGGCCTGGAGGGGGCGGCCCAGAGGCACTGATGGGGGGTCTTCCACAGCCCTGGGTGCCCAGGGTTTCGGGACAGCCCCAGAGGACATGTCCCTCGCCGCAGCGCTGCCTGCGCAGAGGGGGCGGGTGGCGTGGGCCTCACCCTCTGAGTCCCGGGCCATGACGGAGACATGTGTAGAAGTGGCCACAGAGGAGGCCGTGTCCCTGGTGGCCGTGCCTGGCATCTCCTCAGCTGCCGGCATGCTAGTGTCTGTCTTGGCCCCTCTCTCCCGTCCCACCTGCATCCTTTTTAACTCATCCCACGACCTGCAAAAGCCAGGGTCCTCCCCGAAGCTGTCTGCCTCATCTGGGGTCCTGCCTGAGGCCGGGCTGGGAGACACAGGGGTCCCCAGCCCTGGCCCAACAAAGGGGGCTGGTTGCTCAGTCCACGCTCTGTTGCAGAGAGAGTCCTGGCCTTGCGGGGGCCCCTGGGCGACTGCTAGGGGTGAGCGGGGCTCTCTCTGTGGCAACCTGAGCAGGTATTTTGGGGAAAAGGCATTGTCTGCCTGAGCAAGGACACCAGGAGTCCGCGGCTGGGAGCCGCTTCCTTCAGGGACCTCGGGGCGACCCTTTGGGGACTCCTTCTCCCTCGGGCCTGTCTGCTTCAAGACAAGGGGCTCTGAGGACACATCCACCTGCCAGGCCTTCCCACACTCCATGCCGTTCTCTCTCCAGGGTGACCCCCCTGCCTCCTGCCGAGGGTTCCTGTCCTGGCTCCAGGGCAGGGGGGAGGTGAGTCGTACAGGGCCATCTGGGGTCTCTTCTCTCTTGCCTCCTGCTCCCAAAGGCTCCAGTTTCTCTGGGCTGCTCATTTCCTCCACCTTCAGCTTCTTCCTCTCTGAAGGCAGCTTGTCCTCCCTGGGCGGGGGTGCTCCAGAGCTGCAGCTGGCCTGTCCCGATGTGCTCCGCACACACTGAGaggcctcctcctcttcctccccatgGGCGCCTCCTTCCTCGGGCTGCCCGCCTCTGACCAGCTGCCCTCCCAGCTCCAGCCTCCCAGTTGGAGGAAGCAAAAAGCTCTTATTACCCAAACAGGGGGCATCCCTGCAGCTGAGGAGGGGTGACGATGCAGCCCTGCTCAAGCTGGGCTGCTCGCTGCCTCCTGGCCCGGCCACTGGCTCCCTCTGCTTGGGAAGCCCAGTTACCGAGGAGACCTCCTTGGCTGTCTGTCCTCCCCAAAGGCCCGACTTGGCCCCCACCGAAGCGGCTCCAAGGGGGCAGGTGGTGCCTCTGCAGACAGGGATCTGCAGGTCCCCAGGGCCAGCTGCGCCCTTGTCCTGCACTGCCTCTCCCCGTGGGCGTGGCTCCAGCTCCGTCTCTTCACCCACTCTCGcctctttccccttccttcctgcgTGATGGCTGGTTTTCATTTTCTGGTAGATTCTCTTGAACGTCTCATCCCCGTACACTCGCCACTTCTCCTGGGAGAACATCTTCAGCTTCCTCCGGCTGCATTTCTTGCCTGCGCCTCTGCCCTTGCCAGCCGCCCCCTCTCCAGCAGTGCCCCCCGTTCCATCGGGGGCCTGGGTGTCGCCCGCGGGAGCGCACGGCAGGTCCTCCACGGCGGTCTGTCTGACCAGGGCCCGGGGGTGCGTGTGAGAGCCTCCGGCCCAGGTCAACCCCGAGGGGCAGCCCAACCGGGTGGGGGTAGGCCTGGGGCTCAGGGGTCTCTGCTTCCTGGGACAGGCCTCCCGGGGGCCTGGCTGCTCCCGCCACGTCCTGGTGCCCTCGACGAGGGGCAGTGAGTTGCTCCTGGTGACGGGCCCGCATTCCACGGTGGTGGAGAACTGCGTGGGCACAGAGTGAAAGAAAAGGGGCCGTGCCCTGTCCCCTGGCCTGTAGGCGGAGTGTGCTGAGCAGAGGGTGACCTGCCTGCGGCGGCCGGGCTCCAGGGCCCGGAGGTCGAAGTGGAAGGAGTCCTTGTAGGTGTAGGGCGTGGGCAGGTCCAGGCTGCCCTGCTGGGACAGGATGGTCTTGCGAGGGCGCACAGTGTCCAGCTGGGGGTCATCCACCACGGCCTGGTTGTGCGAGATGAGACGGGCGATGCGCTCCTCCAGCTGCTGCTTCTCCAGCGCCAGGGTGGCTGCACGTGGGCCCGGCTCAGCCCCAGTCCCTGCCCCTGTCCCCGTGGGCCCCGGGCGCCCCTGGGCCCCAGCCTCAGCGCTGTGTTCGGACAGACTGTGCAGGGGGCTCGCGGGGGCTGGCGGCTGCTCGACGCTGTCTGAACGGGACAGGTAGCCTGAGTCCGTGCTCGCCCACTTCCTCAGCCGGCCCTCGGAGACCTTAGCATCCCCAGGCTTCTCCCAGGAGGTCGCCTGCTGCCGCTGCAATGGACATGGCTTGCTGGCAGTTGGTGACTTTGGTTCTGGCAGTTTCCATGGTGCCTGGGGGCTGGCCAGCGGGAGCCCAGGGCAAGCTGTAGGGTTAGAGTCCAAAGGGGTCTTCCCGTCTGCAAACGGGGACCCTGGACAGGGACCAGCATCCAGCTTCACATCTGGGTTTCTGGCCACGAGGGGCAGGTGCGGGGTGGACGGTGGGCAgggtccagcacccagggccCCCGGTGAAGGGGGTCTCTCCAATACCCCATCACCCCCACTCTGGCTCTGGCCCTCCACCCTGCCGTGCACCCTGGGGGCCGCTCCAGCCTTGTCCCCCTCCTCCAGCAGGCCTCCCCCACCCACATCGGACTCCGAGGACAGCCGCGAGTTGTTGAGGTGTGTTTGCGTCCGCCTGTGCTTGTACAGGTTGCTCTGCGTCTTGAAGGCGATGCCGCAGGTGGCACAGGGGAAGGGCCGCTCGCCGGTGTGGGAGCGGATGTGCTTCTCCAGGACGCTGGGCTTTAGGCAGTCACGGCCACAGTGCGGGCACAGGTACTTGCCCGCCTTCCGCACCTTCCCGGGGCTGCCCAGTGGGGGCCCCAGGCCCGGCGACAGGACAGGCAGAGCACCCACGATGTTCACGGTCAGCGTGGGGGCTGGTGGCTTCCCGACTTGGGCGGGACCTGGCCCCTCAGGCTGCAGCAGGGGGCTGAGGATAAAGGGCAGGCTGCCCCCGTCCAGGCTGCCCGTCACCAGGGGGGCACGTGGCTGGAGGCCCCCGGGGGGCACTGTGTGGTACAGCGGGATGGGCAGGGCCTTCAGGAGCACAGCTGGGGCCAGGCCCTGCTCCGGCTGCAGGAGGACAGGGCCCAGGGCGAGGCGAGCCGAGGACTGCCCATCTGGGGCCCCCCGCAGGCTGGGTGGGGGAGCAGTCTGGTCCCTGGCAGGTGGAGCAGGGCAAGTGAGTCCTGGCACCTCCATCCCACATAGTCCAGGCGGCCAGGATGCGGAGCACCTGTGGGCAACAACTGAAGGTTACCGGGGTA
This window contains:
- the ZNF831 gene encoding zinc finger protein 831 isoform X2, with translation MEVPGLTCPAPPARDQTAPPPSLRGAPDGQSSARLALGPVLLQPEQGLAPAVLLKALPIPLYHTVPPGGLQPRAPLVTGSLDGGSLPFILSPLLQPEGPGPAQVGKPPAPTLTVNIVGALPVLSPGLGPPLGSPGKVRKAGKYLCPHCGRDCLKPSVLEKHIRSHTGERPFPCATCGIAFKTQSNLYKHRRTQTHLNNSRLSSESDVGGGGLLEEGDKAGAAPRVHGRVEGQSQSGGDGVLERPPSPGALGAGPCPPSTPHLPLVARNPDVKLDAGPCPGSPFADGKTPLDSNPTACPGLPLASPQAPWKLPEPKSPTASKPCPLQRQQATSWEKPGDAKVSEGRLRKWASTDSGYLSRSDSVEQPPAPASPLHSLSEHSAEAGAQGRPGPTGTGAGTGAEPGPRAATLALEKQQLEERIARLISHNQAVVDDPQLDTVRPRKTILSQQGSLDLPTPYTYKDSFHFDLRALEPGRRRQVTLCSAHSAYRPGDRARPLFFHSVPTQFSTTVECGPVTRSNSLPLVEGTRTWREQPGPREACPRKQRPLSPRPTPTRLGCPSGLTWAGGSHTHPRALVRQTAVEDLPCAPAGDTQAPDGTGGTAGEGAAGKGRGAGKKCSRRKLKMFSQEKWRVYGDETFKRIYQKMKTSHHAGRKGKEARVGEETELEPRPRGEAVQDKGAAGPGDLQIPVCRGTTCPLGAASVGAKSGLWGGQTAKEVSSVTGLPKQREPVAGPGGSEQPSLSRAASSPLLSCRDAPCLGNKSFLLPPTGRLELGGQLVRGGQPEEGGAHGEEEEEASQCVRSTSGQASCSSGAPPPREDKLPSERKKLKVEEMSSPEKLEPLGAGGKREETPDGPVRLTSPLPWSQDRNPRQEAGGSPWRENGMECGKAWQVDVSSEPLVLKQTGPREKESPKGRPEVPEGSGSQPRTPGVLAQADNAFSPKYLLRLPQREPRSPLAVAQGPPQGQDSLCNRAWTEQPAPFVGPGLGTPVSPSPASGRTPDEADSFGEDPGFCRSWDELKRMQVGRERGAKTDTSMPAAEEMPGTATRDTASSVATSTHVSVMARDSEGEAHATRPLCAGSAAARDMSSGAVPKPWAPRAVEDPPSVPLGRPLQASSFLWTITQPQGPPPAQTELASSPHSGSPQSCGAGGPFPSLKAEPRLTWCCLSCSVPLPAELERTSSVYSHLYLPAGKCPGLGPDPRPPSKAKPEGWISTSLGDGGLVQTWKLSCPRAPGVMSQDRMSEPECKEGLPSRRVRKPRGSGKQKKLRINPKRYKGNFLQRCIQLRASRLHKVVLRKSSHPHRLERLDPRRTGPQVSSEVAVSCRKLKKAWLIPGTLGEVRF
- the ZNF831 gene encoding zinc finger protein 831 isoform X1, with the protein product MEVPGLTCPAPPARDQTAPPPSLRGAPDGQSSARLALGPVLLQPEQGLAPAVLLKALPIPLYHTVPPGGLQPRAPLVTGSLDGGSLPFILSPLLQPEGPGPAQVGKPPAPTLTVNIVGALPVLSPGLGPPLGSPGKVRKAGKYLCPHCGRDCLKPSVLEKHIRSHTGERPFPCATCGIAFKTQSNLYKHRRTQTHLNNSRLSSESDVGGGGLLEEGDKAGAAPRVHGRVEGQSQSGGDGVLERPPSPGALGAGPCPPSTPHLPLVARNPDVKLDAGPCPGSPFADGKTPLDSNPTACPGLPLASPQAPWKLPEPKSPTASKPCPLQRQQATSWEKPGDAKVSEGRLRKWASTDSGYLSRSDSVEQPPAPASPLHSLSEHSAEAGAQGRPGPTGTGAGTGAEPGPRAATLALEKQQLEERIARLISHNQAVVDDPQLDTVRPRKTILSQQGSLDLPTPYTYKDSFHFDLRALEPGRRRQVTLCSAHSAYRPGDRARPLFFHSVPTQFSTTVECGPVTRSNSLPLVEGTRTWREQPGPREACPRKQRPLSPRPTPTRLGCPSGLTWAGGSHTHPRALVRQTAVEDLPCAPAGDTQAPDGTGGTAGEGAAGKGRGAGKKCSRRKLKMFSQEKWRVYGDETFKRIYQKMKTSHHAGRKGKEARVGEETELEPRPRGEAVQDKGAAGPGDLQIPVCRGTTCPLGAASVGAKSGLWGGQTAKEVSSVTGLPKQREPVAGPGGSEQPSLSRAASSPLLSCRDAPCLGNKSFLLPPTGRLELGGQLVRGGQPEEGGAHGEEEEEASQCVRSTSGQASCSSGAPPPREDKLPSERKKLKVEEMSSPEKLEPLGAGGKREETPDGPVRLTSPLPWSQDRNPRQEAGGSPWRENGMECGKAWQVDVSSEPLVLKQTGPREKESPKGRPEVPEGSGSQPRTPGVLAQADNAFSPKYLLRLPQREPRSPLAVAQGPPQGQDSLCNRAWTEQPAPFVGPGLGTPVSPSPASGRTPDEADSFGEDPGFCRSWDELKRMQVGRERGAKTDTSMPAAEEMPGTATRDTASSVATSTHVSVMARDSEGEAHATRPLCAGSAAARDMSSGAVPKPWAPRAVEDPPSVPLGRPLQASSFLWTITQPQGPPPAQTELASSPHSGSPQSCGAGGPFPSLKAEPRLTWCCLSCSVPLPAELERTSSVYSHLYLPAGKCPGLGPDPRPPSKAKPEGWISTSLGDGGLVQTWKLSCPRAPGVMSQDRMSEPECKEGLPSRRVRKPRGSGKQKKLRINPKRYKGNFLQRCIQLRASRLHKVVLRKSSHPHRLERLDPRRTGPQVSSEVAGLHQQGEPPCATSESPLCCGNEGKNRSYFRQNSGTISPSTSSRNVTEIDKLTVENVSPSTGEHDDSCQNTAALPGLSLQSDSHLAPAKDGRPPPGRGLDVGLPETQLLLSQEQVSVDTKPCIFSNAQEPFSFDSKGSSPSHDVTTSAAAICSSLGARAGHATLGFPTAEPQGHSQAAGETRAKSPSDRRAPLEGMSPPAWPEEPSSGQRLSGLVSLGSAGKTHLEIPASGPRSNNSLQEEGRDKVIFPSRVQYGCEGKVIPCLPSGDDNEKYQVPGLITDCVVPSNPGQPTEIPEAPSKTIKKRSLEGMRKQTRVEFSDTSSDDEDRLVIEI